In Vicugna pacos chromosome 1, VicPac4, whole genome shotgun sequence, a single window of DNA contains:
- the CLDN17 gene encoding claudin-17, with protein MAFYPLQITGLVLGFLGMVGTLATTLLPQWRISAFIGSNIIVFERLWEGLWMNCIRQAKVRLQCKFYSSLLALPPALEAARALMCVAVALSLIALIIGICGMKKIQCTGSNERAKAYLLGTSGVLFILTGIFVLIPVCWTANIIIRDFYNPAVHVGQKRELGAALFLGWASTAVLFIGGGLLCGYCCCNRKKQGHRHPAPGRCVSHTDKPPRNVTVLNRASTSYV; from the coding sequence ATGGCATTTTATCCGCTGCAAATCACTGGACTGGTCCTTGGGTTCCTCGGCATGGTTGGGACTCTTGCCACAACTCTTCTGCCTCAGTGGAGAATATCCGCTTTTATTGGCAGCAACATTATTGTCTTTGAAAGGCTCTGGGAAGGGCTCTGGATGAACTGCATCCGACAAGCCAAGGTCAGGTTGCAGTGCAAGTTCTATAGTTCTTTGCTGGCTCTCCCACCTGCCCTGGAGGCAGCCCGGGCCCTCATGTGTGTGGCGGTGGCTCTCTCTCTGATTGCTCTGATTATTGGCATCTGTGGCATGAAGAAGATTCAGTGCACAGGCTCGAACGAGAGGGCCAAAGCATATCTTCTGGGGACTTCTGGAGTCCTCTTTATCCTGACGGGCATCTTTGTTCTGATTCCGGTGTGCTGGACAGCCAACATCATCATCAGAGATTTCTACAACCCAGCCGTGCACGTAGGTCAGAAACGAGAGCTGGGAGCAGCACTTTTCCTCGGCTGGGCCAGTACTGCTGTCCTCTTCATCGGAGGGGGTCTGCTCTGTGGGTACTGCTGTTGCAACAGAAAGAAGCAAGGGCACAGGCATCCAGCCCCTGGGCGTTGTGTGTCACACACAGATAAGCCACCACGGAATGTGACAGTGCTTAACAGGGCCTCCACCAGTTACGTCTAA